A stretch of Plectropomus leopardus isolate mb chromosome 24, YSFRI_Pleo_2.0, whole genome shotgun sequence DNA encodes these proteins:
- the LOC121962868 gene encoding sodium/myo-inositol cotransporter-like codes for MATVIMEMADIAVVVIYFILVLAIGLFATWKANKSTVSGYFLAGRSMNWAAVGASLFVSNIGSEHFIGLAGSGAAGGLSVAAWELNALFLLQLLGWIFIPVYIHSGVYTMPEYLSKRFGGYRLKVYFAVLSLVVYMFTKLSVDLYAGALFIQESLGWNLYLSIIILITMTAVLTVTGGLVAVIYTDTIQAFVMITGALCLTGISLFKVGGLEGVWTKYMQATPNITAILLSSPNLTYSESCYLHLHPKPDALKILRGPRDPHLPWPGFLLGQTFASMCYWCADQVIVQRVLAAKNIAHSKGSTLMAGCLKILPTFIIVIPGMISRIFFADELVCISPEHCMEVCGSAAGCSNVAYPRLVMSVMPVGLRGLMMAVMIAALMSDLDSIFNSASTIFTLDIYKMLRKKASSRELVIVGRLFVVVMVIISIAWVPVIIEMQGGQVFYYIQEVIDYLTPPIAALFLIAVLWHRCNETGAFWGGLVGSAIGVIRLILAFVYREPPCNQPDERPSFIKDVHFMYVATVLFWVSALVTVVVSLCTPPPRKEQIKTTTLWGLNKRKRLKEQEKEKAGGDVHALKPLNHEILNVKSLPGKDEHHNQEKMLYGIEARHENAKPSTGHETHLPIQNPGTPTVSDPKMLEEGEGIEVKDEEDEGYAGGGGGGGGGRGGVEGGRCMKAFTCFCGFRHKPSRAQVIKVQEQERTVDELLYEPPKTRIILNIGLVLICSADIFLLIYFSV; via the exons ATGGCCACCGTCATCATGGAGATGGCAGACATTGCAGTTGTAGTAATCTACTTTATCCTGGTGTTAGCAATTGGTTTATTTGCCACGTGGAAAGCCAATAAGAGCACAGTGAGCGGCTACTTCCTTGCTGGTCGCTCCATGAACTGGGCGGCTGTTGGAGCATCTCTATTCGTCAGCAACATAGGAAGTGAGCATTTCATTGGACTAGCTGGATCAGGTGCTGCTGGCGGGTTAAGCGTGGCTGCATGGGAATTAAATGCTCTATTTCTGCTCCAGTTGTTAGGCTGGATTTTTATCCCAGTGTATATTCACTCCGGAGTCTACACCATGCCAGAGTACCTGTCCAAACGGTTTGGAGGTTACCGACTGAAAGTGTATTTTGCAGTGTTATCTCTTGTTGTGTACATGTTCACCAAGCTGTCTGTGGATCTCTATGCCGGAGCGTTGTTCATTCAGGAATCATTAGGGTGGAACCTCTATCTGTcaatcatcatcctcatcaccaTGACAGCTGTGCTGACGGTCACTGGAGGTCTGGTCGCTGTCATCTACACGGATACGATTCAGGCATTTGTCATGATCACCGGAGCACTCTGCCTAACAGGCATCAGCCTCTTCAAAGTGGGAGGACTTGAAG GAGTTTGGACCAAGTACATGCAGGCTACTCCAAACATCACTGCCATCTTGCTGTCTTCACCCAACCTGACGTATTCTGAATCCTGCTACCTTCACCTCCACCCAAAGCCAGATGCCCTGAAGATACTACGAGGACCGAGGGATCCACACCTGCCTTGGCCCGGTTTCTTATTGGGCCAGACTTTTGCCTCGATGTG CTACTGGTGCGCAGATCAAGTGATTGTACAGCGGGTTCTGGCAGCGAAGAACATCGCCCACTCTAAGGGCTCTACCCTTATGGCTGGCTGTCTGAAAATCCTCCCAACGTTCATCATTGTCATCCCAG GGATGATTTCCAGGATCTTCTTTGCTGATGAGTTAGTGTGTATCAGTCCTGAGCACTGCATGGAAGTGTGCGGTTCTGCAGCCGGATGTAGCAACGTGGCTTACCCACGGCTCGTCATGTCAGTGATGCCTGTTGGTCTCCGCGGCCTGATGATGGCTGTCATGATCGCAGCTCTAATGAGCGACTTGGACTCCATCTTCAATTCAGCGAGCACCATATTCACGCTGGATATTTACAAGATGCTACGGAAGAAGGCTTCATCCAGGGAGCTGGTGATAGTCGGCAGGTTGTTTGTGGTTGTCATGGTGATCATCAGCATTGCCTGGGTGCCGGTCATTATTGAAATGCAGGGAGGCCAGGTGTTCTATTACATCCAAGAAGTAATAGATTACCTGACTCCACCCATAGCTGCTCTCTTTTTGATTGCTGTCCTGTGGCATCGTTGCAATGAGACAGGTGCCTTTTGGGGAGGCTTGGTAGGATCTGCCATTGGAGTCATACGACtgattttggcatttgtttACCGCGAGCCTCCCTGCAACCAGCCCGATGAGCGGCCGTCTTTCATCAAAGATGTTCATTTCATGTATGTGGCAACCGTCTTGTTTTGGGTGTCAGCTTTGGTGACTGTTGTTGTGAGTCTCTGCACTCCTCCGCCCAGGAAAGAGCAGATCAAAACCACAACTCTGTGGGGGTTAAACAAGAGAAAGAGGctaaaagagcaagaaaaagagaaagctgGAGGAGATGTCCATGCTTTGAAGCCTCTGAACCACGAGATCCTTAATGTAAAGAGTTTGCCTGGCAAAGACGAGCATCATAACCAAGAAAAAATGCTCTATGGCATTGAGGCTCGTCATGAAAATGCTAAACCAAGCACTGGTCATGAAACACACCTTCCAATACAGAATCCTGGTACCCCAACAGTTTCTgatcctaaaatgctagaagaGGGTGAAGGGATAGAAGTGAAGGATGAGGAAGATGAAGGTtatgctggaggaggaggaggaggaggaggaggaagaggaggagtggagggTGGGAGGTGTATGAAGGCTTTCACGTGTTTCTGCGGCTTCCGGCATAAGCCATCCAGAGCTCAGGTTATTAAAGTCCAGGAACAGGAAAGGACCGTGGATGAGCTTCTCTATGAACCTCCAAAAACCAGAATCATCCTGAACATAGGACTGGTGCTAATTTGCTCAGCTGACATCTTTCTCCTTATCTATTTCTCTGTATAG
- the LOC121962869 gene encoding sodium/myo-inositol cotransporter-like — MAATAIMEVADITVVVIYFILVLAVGFFAMWKAKSTVSGYFLAGRSMNWAPVGASLFVSNIGSQHFIGLAGSGAAGGLSVAAWELYVIFLIQLLGWIFIPVYIQSGVYTMPEYLSKRFGGYRLKVYFAVLSLVLYVFTKLSTNLYAGALFIQESFGWNLYLSIIILITMTAVLTVTGGLVAVIYTDTIQAFLMITGALCLTGISLFKVGGLEGVWTKYMQATPNITAILLSSPNLTYSESCHFHLQPKPDALKIFRGPRDPDLPWPAFLLGQTPASIWYWCTDQVIVQRVLAAKNIAHAKGSTLMAGFLKILPMFIIVIPGMISRIFFADELVCISPEHCVEVCGSASGCSNVAYPRLVMSVMPVGLRGLMMAVMIAALMSDLDSIFNSASTIFTLDIYKMLRKKASSREQVIVGRLFMIVMVIISIAWVPVFIEMQGGQMFYYLQEVIHNLTPPIAALFLLGVLWHRCNETGAFWGGLVGIVLGALRLILAFVYREPHCNQPDERPSFIKDVHFMYVAAVLFWVSALVTVVVSLCTPPPRKEQIKTTTLWGLNKRKRLKEQEKEKAGGDILALKPLNHEILNGNGLLHEENCQDLSNKFKVVEANHENAQLSSSISDPETVEEGEGREVRDEEEEKGCLGGGGVEGGRCMRALECFCGFQEKPSEAQVKVQEQERNMDELLHEPPRIRIILNIGLVVICSVTIFILIYFSL, encoded by the exons ATGGCTGCCACCGCTATCATGGAGGTGGCAGACATCACCGTTGTAGTAATCTACTTCATCCTGGTGCTAGCAGTCGGTTTCTTCGCCATGTGGAAAGCCAAGAGCACAGTGAGCGGCTACTTCCTTGCTGGTCGCTCCATGAACTGGGCGCCTGTTGGAGCATCTCTATTCGTCAGCAACATAGGAAGCCAACATTTCATTGGACTAGCTGGATCAGGTGCTGCTGGCGGGTTAAGCGTGGCTGCATGGGaattatatgtaatttttttgatcCAGTTGTTAGGCTGGATATTTATCCCCGTGTACATTCAGTCTGGAGTCTACACCATGCCGGAGTACCTGTCCAAACGGTTTGGAGGTTACCGACTAAAAGTGTATTTTGCAGTGTTGTCTCTTGTCCTGTATGTCTTCACCAAGTTGTCCACAAATCTTTATGCCGGAGCGTTGTTCATTCAGGAGTCCTTTGGGTGGAACCTCTATCTGTcaatcatcatcctcatcaccaTGACAGCTGTACTGACAGTCACTGGAGGTCTGGTCGCTGTCATCTACACGGATACGATTCAGGCATTCCTCATGATCACCGGAGCACTCTGCCTAACAGGCATCAGCCTCTTCAAAGTGGGAGGACTTGAAG GAGTTTGGACCAAGTACATGCAGGCTACTCCAAACATCACTGCCATCTTGCTGTCTTCACCCAACCTGACATATTCTGAATCCTGTCACTTCCACCTCCAACCAAAGCCAGATGCTCTGAAGATATTTCGAGGACCGAGGGATCCAGACCTACCTTGGCCCGCTTTCTTATTGGGCCAGACTCCAGCATCTATTTG GTACTGGTGTACAGATCAGGTGATTGTACAGCGGGTTTTGGCAGCAAAGAACATTGCCCATGCCAAAGGCTCTACACTCATGGCTGGCTTTCTGAAAATCCTCCCCATGTTCATCATTGTCATCCCAG GAATGATTTCCAGGATCTTCTTTGCTGATGAGTTAGTGTGTATCAGTCCTGAGCACTGCGTGGAAGTGTGCGGTTCTGCAAGTGGCTGTAGCAACGTGGCTTACCCACGGCTCGTCATGTCAGTGATGCCCGTTGGTCTCCGCGGCCTGATGATGGCTGTCATGATCGCTGCTCTAATGAGCGACTTGGACTCCATCTTCAATTCAGCGAGCACCATATTCACGCTGGATATTTACAAGATGCTACGAAAGAAGGCTTCATCCAGGGAGCAGGTGATAGTCGGCAGGTTGTTTATGATTGTCATGGTGATCATCAGCATTGCCTGGGTGCCGGTCTTCATTGAAATGCAGGGAGGCCAGATGTTTTATTACCTCCAAGAAGTAATACATAACCTGACTCCACCCATAGCTGCTCTCTTCCTGCTTGGTGTCCTGTGGCATCGCTGTAATGAGACAGGTGCCTTTTGGGGAGGCTTGGTAGGGATTGTGCTTGGCGCATTGCGTCTCATTTTGGCATTTGTATACCGCGAGCCTCACTGTAACCAGCCCGATGAGCGGCCGTCTTTCATCAAAGATGTTCATTTCATGTATGTGGCAGCCGTCTTGTTTTGGGTGTCAGCTTTGGTGACTGTTGTTGTGAGTCTCTGCACTCCTCCGCCCAGGAAAGAGCAGATCAAAACCACAACTCTGTGGGGGTTAAACAAGAGAAAGAGGctaaaagagcaagaaaaagagaaagctgGAGGTGATATCCTTGCTTTGAAGCCTTTGAATCATGAGATCCTGAATGGAAACGGTTTGcttcatgaagaaaactgtcAAGACCTCTCAAACAAGTTCAAAGTTGTTGAGGCCAATCATGAAAATGCTCAATTAAGCTCATCAATTTCTGACCCTGAAACTGTGGAAGAGGGAGAAGGGAGAGAGGTaagggatgaggaggaagagaagggttgccttggaggaggaggagtggagggtGGGAGGTGTATGAGGGCTTTGGAGTGTTTCTGCGGCTTCCAGGAGAAACCGTCTGAAGCTCAGGTCAAAGTCCAAGAACAGGAGAGGAACATGGATGAGCTTCTCCATGAACCTCCACGAATCAGAATCATCCTGAACATAGGACTGGTTGTGATTTGCTCTGTCACAATCTTTATCCTTATCTATTTTTCCTTATAG